AACTAAGAAATTAGTTGAATTTATTCATGAAATTGATTTTATGTTCATGTTTTAGTAACAATTTATGCTCTCCAGTTTTGTaactaagaaatgaaaaattaGTTTAATTTTGTATTCATGAATTTTGATTTTATGTTTCGGTTTTGTAGGTTGATTTTGATATGCCGAATTTAGTGAGAGAGAATCTGTTCATCGGAAACATTAGCGATGCCGCGGAGGTTCTTGAGAAAGGAAGCTCTGAAATCACTCATGTATTATCGGTGTTGAGTTCGTCGTCGATTTCGTTTTTTACGGAATGGCATAGCTCTCTTGACATTCCGGCGAAGGAAATACGGAGAGTTTTCGCCGGAGATGCTGAGTATGTGGACGGTTCGAAGAGTGCGCTTTTGCCAACAAAGGAGGTTTATAATATGGAGTATGCTGGCAAGGATTTGaagatggtgaggatggcagtACCACTTAAAGATACTGAGGATGAGAATTTATTGGATTATTTGGAGGTTTGTTTGGATTTTATTGAGGAAGGCAGGAAAAAGGGGGCTGTTTTGGTGCATTGTTTTGCTGGTGTGTCAAGGAGGTAAAACGTTGTTTTGTTTTTCTGATTGTTAGATTTGTTTGTATTGTTGGGTTGCCAAGTTGTAATCTTTCTGAGGGCTTTGGAAATCGCTTTAGTAGGGTTGGATGTCGAATGTAGTTGCTTTGATGAATTTATTTGacctaagttttttttttttggagggtGACCTAAGTTATTAGGTATGTAGGTTTTGGCAATGTTTTTAATGGATAGGGTAATTGGGGCTAGATGTACTTATCCTTATCCTTGTGATGTGAGAGGGGGTCTTAATGCTTATTGGCCTTTAAATCGAGTTTCTATGACGGTTTGTTACTTCACAAGTTGACAAATAGGTAACAAATGCAGACAATTAAATGAGTTTTATAATTCAAAAGCTAAAGAGTTACGGAGTACAAGAGTAGTGTATCTTTGGATTATCTGTCCAAGTGAACAAAGTGTCTCTTTCATAAAattgtcaaaagttgaaaagaagTGTTAGGAAGATAATTTGGTTTAAAAGTAATTACGCTAATGAAGCACTTGcaacccgtcaaaaaaaaatgaagcacTTGCAAgagaaatttataatttttcacatttttattaaaaatatttgaattaaaaaacacATAATTTAGGAAAAGAGTATAGTTTGCCTGCCATAGTATTGCTTGCCCTTTGTGATTTTGTTAACAAAAATATGCTATTGTTTTTTCTTGTTGGTTTCAAATTTAGGTAAAATTGGAAGCATAGAATCTACTTTACAGATTGGTTAAAGTGTTAACCAAGGTTTGTTCATATATGGAAGATTTTGTGGAGAATACCTGAGTTGAAGTTTTATGTGTTATTAAGGGGGACACAATTCCGATTCATGAGTTAGTGATTTTATTCTTTCCTGAATCATTAGGGTCTGAATTATTTAGTAGATGTTTTCTTGACTGTAAAGGAATTAGAATTGAGGACCAGGAAGATAGCCTCACATGGAATGCTTATGGGTTTATTCAGACGTTGGATGATCTATTTAGTAGATTTTAATTTCTTCTCCGTCCTGTACTTTCATCATTAATTGAATTCCAATTAACAAAGCCTCCATGGTGGAAGTAGAACAGAAGCACAAGATATGCTAGCCTCCTTTTCTTTCTCATGTTTAATTGATATTTAATTGGTGCAACCTTTCTGTGTGATAAAGGACTCATATGTTGCTTCAGTTGAAAAATGTGTTGCAAATCCAGTCACAATTATATTTTGTAATTGATTAGACATGGAACTGGGTTAGGTGTCTGCTTTCCATCTGGTTCTCATTGTATCACTGATCAGAAATTCAGAACCATCTTTCTTTATCTCGTATGCTTCCAGTTATTCAGTAGGTATTTGTGTATTTCCCATGAAAATTCACTTTTTCACAGTTGCTTACTGTTCATAGAAGAGCTTCACAACCACCATGGTATGCCATATTTAGAGACTTAAATATCTGCACATGCTAGCCTATCTTGTTCTGAAATTCTGGTAGCTTACTAAGTTTGAGAGCATTTTTGTATTAGACCCAAATTTTGGATGTGTTAAGAACATTAGCAATTTGTACTCGGGCATAAGGATGAAAATCAAGGTCAGATGATATGAATTTAAGAGCCGATTTATTGATCGACAGACATGCATGCCTTCAGTTTAAAATGCCAAAAAAACAAGGCTGGAAACACTTGCATAGGCTAATGTTAAGTAATTCGGAAAAGCCGTCTTTCAGTGAGAATCTTTTTAAGGTTGTATCTAACATAGACTAGTTAAGAGGAACCAAGCTTAGAACTGGAATAAAATTACATTGTGAAAATTTGCGAAGTCCATACAAAACTTTCCTTGTTTTTCTATCCGCCATTGTGTGTTTTTTGGGAACTTATATGTTAATCATATGATTTGGCTGTTATTCTGTAttttttaatgcatttaatttcTATGAGATTTGAAGAATAATAGACTAGTGCAATGGTACTGATTCCTGAAAATAGACTTAGTCTTTGATACCAAATGTTCTTTAATAGCTAGATAATTTGTGTTGATGATATCTCGAAGTGAAGGATGGTGGGAGCTAATTTTTTACTGAACTAGGTTGgcattgaaatttgaaactGGTAAGACTGGCCAACATTTTTGGAATTAGATCTGGAATGGTTGCTAGTTCTTCTTGCTGCCCGTAACAAAAAAGAAAAGCATGAATTAAATGGCCACGCAACATATGAAAGATATTTAGGTGCTAGTAGCAGTTGTGACACTTAATCTTTAAGATTCACCATGATAGCTGTTAAACCATTTAATTGGTGGCATTTCTCTTGAACAATCAATTGGAGTCATTCCGTTATTCATCTGGCTATAACGCCTATAACTTAAATACATTtctattggaattagaatcaTGAACAATGATTGGGTGGCAGGGTGCTAGTATTAAAAGCACCTTGCTGGATAGATCAAGTGTTTATCTAACAACCAGGTAACAAATTGGAAAACCCCATAATGTTGCTAGAGGAGCTGATTTCAGTAAAATCTTAGAaatttaagttggaaacttGGTAACAATGTGAGACTTTCTCATTTTATATGAAATCTTGAAAGTTATAAACTCAATTTCTTGAGCTGTGTATGTGATCTTGTCATAAAGTTTAATATCCAGGCAACTGGGTTCAATTTGCCAAAGCTTGGAGAAATATGTTTATGGTTGATTTGAGTAGGCTTAGAATATGCCATTCTGAAACTCTCAACTTACTGCATATTGTTCTTATGATTCTGTATGGGTAAATGATGTAGATCGTATAATCCTGTCATTCATGTGTAATATTTCAACTCAAAATACCCTCATTCTCCCTCGATTAGCTGTTCCAGCGCGTCAGTTACATAACTCTGGCTATTTTAGCAATTTGCTTTTCCAGATATTTGTTTTCGAGACTTACATTGCAATTGCTTAGTTTTCTGCTTTGTCAAGTCCTAAAGGGTTTACACCCTCTTTGAATGTGTTCGTTGCAGTGCATCAATTATCACAGCGTATTTGATGAGATCTGAACAACTATCTCAGGAAGGTCTGAGAGTTAATGCCATTCCAAGCTTCTATTGCGTTTATCTGTGAATGTCGTACTCGTTTGTGTTTTATGATTTTCTCCTACCACTATTGTCTCATGCTGCGGCACATTATGCAGCTGCACTTGAATCCTTACGGCAAAGCTGTGAGTTTGTTTCACCAAATGATAATTTTCTAGAACAGGTGAGAGAAGTGCCTTTGTGGCTGAATGCATCATATATTCAATGCATATGCTCTCACATGCTTTTACGGAGATGCTAAGCACCTTCCTCTCATTTGCAGTTGAAAATGTTTGAGGAGATGGGTTTCAAGGTTGATCACGGTAACACCAAATATAAACGTTTTCGTTTGAGAATACTTGGTACGTCTTCCTTATTAGCTTTATCATATTCACCTTCTATCTATTACATTGTCGTCTTGGTATCATTGTATTTGTTACTCTTGTTCATTTTGTCTAAGCTAGATTCACTTTCCTTTTTTTAGCATCTGCTAGAGGTTGGTTTAAATTGTTTAAATTTCAATATGTATCGGTGTATCCTTTCTAATGGATGTACTTGGACTTTTCTGCTGTTTGGGAGTACTTGGAGCCTTGTGGATATGCCTTTTGAAAGTCATGCCTATGCTTAATCCCTTCTGAGTCGTGAAACAAAACAAAGTTACAAActgatttgttttgaattgacACGCCTGAATATTTATGCAATGCTTCTGAGTTCTGATCTTGAGTCGTCCCTTAACAGCAGCAGTTGAAGGACATTAGAAATAAGATGGATCTTGTAGAAGGTTGTAGTGGATATGCTTGACATGGTAGTATAGCATATTATTATGTGTTCCTATAAGGCTATAAGCCTATAACTTTTTCCTAGTATTAAAAGCAAAGAGTTCAGGCCTAAAATCTGAGTCAGCAGTATTCTGATTTCAGGTGATTCATATAATCGTGGACATAAAATCGACAGTTCGAAGTTTGGAGCGGATCCTGGCTTGCCACAAGAAGTTGAGTCTTCTAGCCCAGAAGCACAGCCAGATGTTAAGAAAAATTCAAATGTCGCATATCGTTGTAAGAAATGCCGGAGAGTTGTTGCTTTGCAAGAGAATACTGTGGATCACGTTCCAGGTGAAGGCATGACAGCTTTTCAGTGGCACAAAAGGAGAAACGGAAGCACCTTTGACAAACCTGATGATTTTGGATGCTCCTCGCTTTTTGTTGAGCCATTAAAGTGGATGAAAGCAGGTATTTGTCAAATCCTAGTTTCATCTTGATCTTTATTCCTGTTTATTCTTTCTGAAGAAAAGGTAGTTCAAAAAAGACTTTATATTATAGCGAAGTTAATATTGCTATAATAGACAATAGACAAAATCTGAATTTGCCTTATGTTACTGTTTCAACTATGAATAAGAAAGCTATAGACGTAGGCTGGGGAATTGACTGACGAGTTCAGTAAATTCCTATGTCCCTCTATTCACATTTCAGCTTGAAAAGATTAGTAGTGTTGATCTTTGCAAAATGGAATTGAATGATACCTTATATGATTTGATACACGAACCTAAATTTGGTTTAATGTTGCTGTCTTGCTGATCTGACCTCCCTCCCTATGTTTTCGGTCAGTTACTTTTACCATGTGGCACTCTATTACGTCTCTTCTTCTatcctttttgttttttttttaataaaaagtatacTCTACTAATAGTGCTATTTTGGCAATGACCAAAAATTGTGAATTGTCCTGAATTAGTAATGGCGTATGATTATTCAAAGTAACTAATGATTGGGTTTCTTAACATGCTCTTATTTTTATCAAGTGATGGGGACATGTAAATTTGGTTACTATTAGGGTGTTTTGTGAAATGATatcatatttataattataagaTACGAAAACAACTAATTCCGTACGGGGGAGTAAGTGTAAAACagtaaaaatgtgcttttaaccCTGTTGCAATACCCTCTAATTTGTGAGTTAAGAGACTCCCCCCCTCTccccaaaaaacaaaaagaaaaaattaaatttctcGCTATATCTGTGTACATAGCGTTTGTATATGCTTGTAAAGAAAATTCTGTCATGTGATTGAGCATATTGTGAATTGTGATACAGTTGAAGAAGGGGCAATTGAGGGGAAGCTGTTATGTGTTCATTGTGATGCTCGGTTAGGCTATTTCAATTGGTCAGGGATCCAGTGCAATTGTGGGAGTTGGATTACCCCGGCATTCCAACTTCACAAGAGTCGGATCGATCTCAGCACCATCTAGTTCCTCAAAAGTGGCAATGGGGTTACAAGATCATCAAATTTATCCTTCATTTTGGATCCAAAAATAAAGCGTTACCTTGCACCACAGAATCTAGAAGCCTGGAGAATCCTCTACGGAACCGCAAGTTTTATTTTGCGTCTTAATCTTATTACTTGGTAGTCTACTGCATGAAAATATTTGCAACTTTTTTATCACAGATTTTTAGTACGGGAATCTTTATCTTTCTTTTATACTTGGTAATTTTGTATTAATtaacgatgatgatgatgatgatgatgatgaaaagTTTGGCTATATGTAATGCTTGTGAAATGTGTTAGCAAATTGCATCAAAAAATAGAGTTAAAGTTATGAATTATTGCAAAATGTTGCATTAACCATTGGCTTCCTGAACTTATAAAATACTGAGGAAGTGAGGAGGGGAACGACTTGGATATAATGCTTCTGTTGCAAAAATCAATAATATTATTCATAGTTTTTTTCCTAGGTTGAAAATACTCTATGAAAGTTTTTACTAACACATTATTGAAATATCGAGCTTTAAAATAGCCTAGGCCTTCCTTTGTTCGTCTTATTTCCGGACTAGTAAGCTCAAAAGTACGTCTTTCGATAACTAGTCTAACTGAAACATTTGGTCAGGCCAATTAACATTCTAGCTTCACTAATCtgttgttttgttgaacttATAACTGATTTGACAAATCAAATTTGTCATCTTTAACAAGAATAAGCTAAGTTCAGATATGGATTATTACCTAAGTtcaatttacaaattgaaatcaGAAGAATAGAACACCCCTTACCAGTCAAGTCTAAACAGTAGGTATTCAATAATAGAGTTAAGTAATTCTACAAGTTACCAAAGCCCATGAATGTCCTTAATCTTCTTAATATAAGAGAACTAAGGAGAGAGAATAAGATATCTAAATTACATTTGCTACATTcctgaaaagaaaaaatatacatCAAACGTATCTCCTAAAATGCTGCAAGTAAAAATGCACAGGGCTTCTAAAGTCACAAAATTCGTCAGCTTATATGCATTGTTACGAATTGAGAGTTCCCCCTTTTCTCAACGAAAAAAAGGGAATCATGGAAGAATTATATGCCAAAGAGTTGTAGGTTTTCTAACAAGAAATACCGAGCAACCTCTGTTTTCTTCTCTATCCAGATTTTATGGAAGTCGGCTATCTTCTTCTTCATGACCATATTCGGAGAAAACAAAAAACTGCAGTTGACTGATTCAATGGGACTGTGCTTCAAGAAGGATATTTGTGGCAACATTGACGTCATTTCTAGCTTGCACAAGTGCTTGTCTGGCGGAATCTTGGTCAAATCCCATGGATACTAGCGTTGCAATGGACTCATCTGATGGTCCAACAGAACCAACAACCGGAGAAGGGTAGTTTCTCTGAAttgataacaaaaaaaaaagtcaacttAGACGGTAAATGTAGTGAAGTTGAAAGCATAACACCCTAATAATATTTAGTATGTGGCTAATTGAGCTCTTCCACCCAAATAAGAGGAACTGATATGGTAATAAGAGGAAGTGGTGGTGTGTAGTAAAGTCGAAAGTTGCTACCCTGATTTTTTGTCAGAATATATGTACACCGCCTTTCAGCCTGCTTTTCTGTCCGCAAATGGTTCCAAGCTTCTTTTTTCATAGTTATGATTATGTTTAGTGTTTCACTGTGTTCTAGTACGTGGAAAGGGTATGGGAAGTTAGGACTTAGGAACACCAAACGCTACCTAGTTTCCTTTAACTGGTCCATAAAGTGTACAAAACTGCGTACAGATTTACCACTTTCCAGAACGTGGTTTACAGGGGATTGAGCTATAATAACTAACACTGGTTTTGATCATCCAATGGTGAAGAACAAAATATTCGCCAAAGCCACAGCAGCTACTAAGTAAAACTGGTTTAGACCCTCAAATCACCAACAACAAAATATTTGCCAAATCCACTATTAAAGCTACATATCAATAATATACACCGTGTATAATAACCAACACAATGCTGGAAGCCTAGAACTACTTGCCTGCTTGGTACAATGGTACTTAGGCTGGTTTAACAACACTAGCTCACAAAAATTCTGCGATACTTGAGTCTAGTATATAAGAAAATTAGTAGACctataatactccgtaaactACACAAAAATCTTCTTTATGTTTTTGTAAGTGCAGATAATCAGACTCCATTGAAAGtaagtgcaaaaaaaaaaaatacagcaTAGAAAACCGGATCTCTAGCAACTAGCACCACCATCTGAAACATGTTGCTCTTCTTCATCTCCCACAAGAGTCATGAACTCATAGCCCAGATTCATTTTGTTATGTTCCTCCCCCAGCAACCATGTGCTCAATCCcactcaccccccccccccccccccccccctcccctccAGCATCACTTCCCAGCTTCTTTTTTCCTTCAAAGGAAAAAGGATTGGCCACTGTTACTATTTCTACTATTTCACCAGATATTCTCTTTCACTCCGATTGTTTCAATAGTAAAAGGGAATAATTAGCACATGAGTTGCCTTTCATTAGGAGAAGAAACTATAATATAATGATTTTAAAGATACATATCCAAGTAAAATATGTGATTTAGATTGTAAAACTCCTCTGTCAAGAATCTTTTGGTGAAGATGAACCAGTGTTACTTTAATTCTCTAATCACCCCACGAACCGCGAACCGAAAAGGcgaattataacatgaaaatggTACCTGTTTGGTCTAATTTAGCAAATAAGTAGCGAATTGCGTACCCAGTCTCATACTAGCGAATCAGGTAACATTGAGATGAACAAATTAAATTTTCTAAGAAACATAATCCCTCAAAGTTCTGCTTTAAATGGGGACAAAATTATCATTTACTATATTGCAGAAAGTCAGAAACATAATACTGTAGCAGAGCATACTATCTATGCAAGGAAAATAGCCAGTACCTAAACTGGAAGGGTGCTT
This sequence is a window from Spinacia oleracea cultivar Varoflay chromosome 1, BTI_SOV_V1, whole genome shotgun sequence. Protein-coding genes within it:
- the LOC110801260 gene encoding uncharacterized protein — its product is MPNLVRENLFIGNISDAAEVLEKGSSEITHVLSVLSSSSISFFTEWHSSLDIPAKEIRRVFAGDAEYVDGSKSALLPTKEVYNMEYAGKDLKMVRMAVPLKDTEDENLLDYLEVCLDFIEEGRKKGAVLVHCFAGVSRSASIITAYLMRSEQLSQEAALESLRQSCEFVSPNDNFLEQLKMFEEMGFKVDHGNTKYKRFRLRILGDSYNRGHKIDSSKFGADPGLPQEVESSSPEAQPDVKKNSNVAYRCKKCRRVVALQENTVDHVPGEGMTAFQWHKRRNGSTFDKPDDFGCSSLFVEPLKWMKAVEEGAIEGKLLCVHCDARLGYFNWSGIQCNCGSWITPAFQLHKSRIDLSTI